The proteins below are encoded in one region of Rana temporaria chromosome 2, aRanTem1.1, whole genome shotgun sequence:
- the GGNBP2 gene encoding gametogenetin-binding protein 2 isoform X1 encodes MARLVAVCRDGEEEFPFDTRQIPLYIDDTLTMVMEFSDNMLQLDKQQSDTLQLKQFVQRHGMLSEQELSIAMMVTSREVFNALSQLVPCVGCRRSVERLFTQLVESGNPALDPLSVGAKGVLTLSHSCMTDATKLYSLFYVRGTKLSNMIEAIPKSKKNKRCQLHSLDTHKPKPLGKPLETGNWMDIWEVMSQECRDEVVLIDSSCLLETLENYLRKHRFCTDCKNKVLRAYNILIGELDCSKEKGYCAALYEGLRCCPHERHIHVCCETDFIAHLLGRAEPEFAGGYERRERHAKTIDIAQEEVLTCLGIHLYERLHRIWQKLRAEEQTWQMLFYLGVDALRKSFEMTVEKVQGISRLEQLCEEFLEEERVHELKQEKKRQKKKNRRKNKCACDMPSSPESMETITSQEKETPGFADMGCKSCNSVEDGSCVEVVITHENSSCTCPNGGDLLASSKMKKGLAPRSNGSDCGYSSSMEGSEPGSREGSDVACTEGICNHDEAGEDSCVNCDKEEEDGDSCVECWANSAEDSLKGKNKKKKKKCKPFKCEKDNHAACASETASNIHNDQSKDGKADSCCSSTKINGQSCIDHRSELLKCTVLGQPSENLEGGRETKTLKELLDESECTSEGEDGLSQDEIQAFMANNQSFYSNREQFRQYLKEKFTKYCLLHDHQNPVCSSWLATAGAN; translated from the exons CGCCACGGCATGCTGAGCGAGCAAGAGCTGAGTATTGCCATGATGGTAACCTCACGAGAAGTTTTCAATGCACTTTCCCAGCTTGTCCCATGTGTTGGTTGTCGAAGGAGTGTGGAACGCCTTTTCACTCAGCTTGTGGAGTCTGGAAACCCTGCTCTGGACCCTCTCTCAGTGGGTGCAAAGGGTGTGCTAACTCTTTCACACAGTTGTATGACTGATGCCACAAAGCTGTACTCGCTGTTTTATGTGCGGGG GACTAAACTGAGCAATATGATTGAAGCGATTCCAAAAAGCAAGAAGAATAAAAGATGTCAGCTTCATTCACTAGATACACACAAGCCAAAGCCGTTGGG gaaaccTCTAGAAAC GGGAAACTGGATGGATATTTGGGAAGTCATGTCCCAGGAATGTCGTGATGAAGTGGTTTTAATTGATTCAAGCTGTCTTTTGGAAACTTTGGAAAATTACCTACGGAAACACAG GTTTTGCACAGATTGCAAGAATAAAGTACTCAGAGCATACAACATTTTAATTGGAGAACTGGACTGTAGTAAAGAAAAGGGCTATTGTGCTGCACTGTACGAGGGTCTTCGGTGTTGCCCACATGAACGACACATTCATGTCTGCTGTGAGACGGACTTCATTGCTCATCTCCTGGGTAGAGCTGAGCCAGAATTCGCCGGAGGATATGA ACGAAGGGAAAGGCATGCTAAAACAATAGACATTGCACAAGAAGAAGTCTTGACGTGCCTGGGAATTCATCTCTATGAGCGTTTGCATCGCATCTGGCAGAAATTAAGAGCTGAGGAGCAGACCTGGCAAATGCTGTTTTACCTTGGTGTTGATGCCTTACGCAAAAGTTTTGAG ATGACCGTTGAAAAAGTGCAAGGCATTAGCCGGCTAGAACAGCTGTGTGAAGAGTTTTTGGAAGAGGAGAGGGTTCATGAGCTTAAGCAAGAAAAGAAGCGGCAGAAGAAGAAAAATAGGAGAAAAAACAAATGTGCATGTGATATGCCATCATCGCCAGAAAGTATGGAGACAATCACAAGTCAGGAAAAG gagaCACCAGGCTTTGCAGATATGGGCTGCAAGTCTTGCAATAGTGTGGAAGACGGCAGCTGTGTAGAAGTGGTAATAACACATGAAAACTCCTCATGCACTTGTCCGAATGGTGGGGATCTGCTGGCGTCTTCAAAAATGAAAAAGg GCTTAGCACCACGTTCCAATGGCAGTGATTGTGGGTATTCATCTAGCATGGAAGGTAGTGAACCAGGATCTCGGGAAGGGTCAGATGTGGCTTGCACTGAAGGAATTTGCAACCATGATGAAGCAG GTGAGGATTCATGTGTCAATTGTGacaaggaagaagaagatggtgaTAGCTGTGTGGAATGTTGGGCCAATTCAGCAGAGGATAGtttgaaaggaaaaaataaaaagaagaaaaagaaatgcaAACCATTTAAATGCGAAAAAGAtaat caTGCAGCCTGTGCATCAGAAACGGCAAGCAACATACACAACGACCAGTCCAAAGATGGCAAAGCTGACAGCTGCTGTTCTTCCACTAAAATCAATGGACAGTCCTGCATAGATCACCGGAGTGAATTATTAAAATGCACAGTGTTAGGACAGCCATCAGAAAATTTGGAAGGGGGAAGAGAAACAAAAACCTTAAAAGAACTTCTG GATGAATCGGAATGCACTTCAGAAGGGGAAGATGGCCTATCACAAGATGAAATCCAGGCCTTTATGGCAAACAACCAGTCCTTCTACAGCAATCGGGAGCAGTTTAGACAGTATCTGAAGGAAAAGTTTACTAAGTACTGTCTCCTACATGATCACCAGAATCCTGTTTGTAGTAGCTGgttggcaacagctggagcaaATTAA
- the GGNBP2 gene encoding gametogenetin-binding protein 2 isoform X2 — MARLVAVCRDGEEEFPFDTRQIPLYIDDTLTMVMEFSDNMLQLDKQQSDTLQLKQFVQRHGMLSEQELSIAMMVTSREVFNALSQLVPCVGCRRSVERLFTQLVESGNPALDPLSVGAKGVLTLSHSCMTDATKLYSLFYVRGTKLSNMIEAIPKSKKNKRCQLHSLDTHKPKPLGGNWMDIWEVMSQECRDEVVLIDSSCLLETLENYLRKHRFCTDCKNKVLRAYNILIGELDCSKEKGYCAALYEGLRCCPHERHIHVCCETDFIAHLLGRAEPEFAGGYERRERHAKTIDIAQEEVLTCLGIHLYERLHRIWQKLRAEEQTWQMLFYLGVDALRKSFEMTVEKVQGISRLEQLCEEFLEEERVHELKQEKKRQKKKNRRKNKCACDMPSSPESMETITSQEKETPGFADMGCKSCNSVEDGSCVEVVITHENSSCTCPNGGDLLASSKMKKGLAPRSNGSDCGYSSSMEGSEPGSREGSDVACTEGICNHDEAGEDSCVNCDKEEEDGDSCVECWANSAEDSLKGKNKKKKKKCKPFKCEKDNHAACASETASNIHNDQSKDGKADSCCSSTKINGQSCIDHRSELLKCTVLGQPSENLEGGRETKTLKELLDESECTSEGEDGLSQDEIQAFMANNQSFYSNREQFRQYLKEKFTKYCLLHDHQNPVCSSWLATAGAN; from the exons CGCCACGGCATGCTGAGCGAGCAAGAGCTGAGTATTGCCATGATGGTAACCTCACGAGAAGTTTTCAATGCACTTTCCCAGCTTGTCCCATGTGTTGGTTGTCGAAGGAGTGTGGAACGCCTTTTCACTCAGCTTGTGGAGTCTGGAAACCCTGCTCTGGACCCTCTCTCAGTGGGTGCAAAGGGTGTGCTAACTCTTTCACACAGTTGTATGACTGATGCCACAAAGCTGTACTCGCTGTTTTATGTGCGGGG GACTAAACTGAGCAATATGATTGAAGCGATTCCAAAAAGCAAGAAGAATAAAAGATGTCAGCTTCATTCACTAGATACACACAAGCCAAAGCCGTTGGG GGGAAACTGGATGGATATTTGGGAAGTCATGTCCCAGGAATGTCGTGATGAAGTGGTTTTAATTGATTCAAGCTGTCTTTTGGAAACTTTGGAAAATTACCTACGGAAACACAG GTTTTGCACAGATTGCAAGAATAAAGTACTCAGAGCATACAACATTTTAATTGGAGAACTGGACTGTAGTAAAGAAAAGGGCTATTGTGCTGCACTGTACGAGGGTCTTCGGTGTTGCCCACATGAACGACACATTCATGTCTGCTGTGAGACGGACTTCATTGCTCATCTCCTGGGTAGAGCTGAGCCAGAATTCGCCGGAGGATATGA ACGAAGGGAAAGGCATGCTAAAACAATAGACATTGCACAAGAAGAAGTCTTGACGTGCCTGGGAATTCATCTCTATGAGCGTTTGCATCGCATCTGGCAGAAATTAAGAGCTGAGGAGCAGACCTGGCAAATGCTGTTTTACCTTGGTGTTGATGCCTTACGCAAAAGTTTTGAG ATGACCGTTGAAAAAGTGCAAGGCATTAGCCGGCTAGAACAGCTGTGTGAAGAGTTTTTGGAAGAGGAGAGGGTTCATGAGCTTAAGCAAGAAAAGAAGCGGCAGAAGAAGAAAAATAGGAGAAAAAACAAATGTGCATGTGATATGCCATCATCGCCAGAAAGTATGGAGACAATCACAAGTCAGGAAAAG gagaCACCAGGCTTTGCAGATATGGGCTGCAAGTCTTGCAATAGTGTGGAAGACGGCAGCTGTGTAGAAGTGGTAATAACACATGAAAACTCCTCATGCACTTGTCCGAATGGTGGGGATCTGCTGGCGTCTTCAAAAATGAAAAAGg GCTTAGCACCACGTTCCAATGGCAGTGATTGTGGGTATTCATCTAGCATGGAAGGTAGTGAACCAGGATCTCGGGAAGGGTCAGATGTGGCTTGCACTGAAGGAATTTGCAACCATGATGAAGCAG GTGAGGATTCATGTGTCAATTGTGacaaggaagaagaagatggtgaTAGCTGTGTGGAATGTTGGGCCAATTCAGCAGAGGATAGtttgaaaggaaaaaataaaaagaagaaaaagaaatgcaAACCATTTAAATGCGAAAAAGAtaat caTGCAGCCTGTGCATCAGAAACGGCAAGCAACATACACAACGACCAGTCCAAAGATGGCAAAGCTGACAGCTGCTGTTCTTCCACTAAAATCAATGGACAGTCCTGCATAGATCACCGGAGTGAATTATTAAAATGCACAGTGTTAGGACAGCCATCAGAAAATTTGGAAGGGGGAAGAGAAACAAAAACCTTAAAAGAACTTCTG GATGAATCGGAATGCACTTCAGAAGGGGAAGATGGCCTATCACAAGATGAAATCCAGGCCTTTATGGCAAACAACCAGTCCTTCTACAGCAATCGGGAGCAGTTTAGACAGTATCTGAAGGAAAAGTTTACTAAGTACTGTCTCCTACATGATCACCAGAATCCTGTTTGTAGTAGCTGgttggcaacagctggagcaaATTAA